Proteins encoded by one window of Erysipelothrix rhusiopathiae:
- a CDS encoding cell division protein FtsQ/DivIB — translation MTRRNNPELNDEREPIDKIKASIDLKKKTIRRNKRKRRLIKMLQFLIVIGVLIGIYYFDKSDASRVHNVRVNGNVILSDAEIKDALNIHENQRIYLTFKPFINHKGKKVKGIDNIDANVYYRQGIINLNVTEKKAVGYTLEPSIRIYFEDGFYKELETLNPSVIERLPLLVGFTEESISESLLSALATIDDGSMASVSEIHFEPTKVEPDYMRIVMNNDYFVFTNVETLPQLNKYATIISGADSNARCIEFIEYGPTEETQSAVVKACGS, via the coding sequence ATGACGCGTCGCAATAATCCTGAATTGAATGATGAGCGTGAGCCAATTGATAAAATTAAGGCTTCGATAGACCTTAAAAAGAAGACAATTCGTCGTAATAAGCGAAAACGTCGGTTGATTAAAATGCTTCAATTTTTAATTGTAATTGGGGTTCTTATAGGGATTTACTATTTTGATAAAAGCGATGCTTCTCGAGTTCACAATGTACGCGTGAATGGAAATGTAATTCTAAGTGACGCAGAAATCAAAGATGCGCTCAATATACATGAAAATCAACGTATCTATTTAACGTTTAAACCTTTCATTAATCATAAAGGTAAAAAAGTTAAGGGGATTGACAATATTGACGCTAATGTATATTATCGTCAAGGTATCATAAATTTAAACGTAACGGAAAAGAAAGCTGTGGGTTACACATTAGAACCGTCCATTCGAATTTATTTTGAAGATGGATTCTATAAAGAGTTGGAAACGCTTAATCCTTCAGTGATTGAACGTTTACCATTGCTTGTAGGGTTTACAGAGGAATCAATATCTGAATCTCTATTATCTGCTTTGGCTACCATTGATGATGGTTCTATGGCTTCCGTTTCTGAAATTCATTTCGAGCCTACAAAAGTTGAACCTGACTATATGAGGATTGTAATGAATAATGATTATTTTGTTTTTACAAATGTAGAAACTTTACCACAACTGAATAAATATGCTACTATTATAAGTGGGGCTGATTCGAATGCTCGTTGTATCGAGTTTATCGAGTACGGTCCAACTGAAGAAACACAGTCTGCTGTTGTTAAGGCATGTGGATCATAA